AAACACCAGTTTTCCGAATACCGAATTCACTTACTTCCCCTACTACAACCGCTTGGGCACCTAATAATTTTCCAATCCTTGCTGCAGTTTGCTCATCAACAACAGCACTCTGACTAAATCTTTGCTCTTCTAATATGCTTTTAATCATTTCAGGGCTACGTTCAACTACTTTAAATCGCTTCGAATCAACTAAAGCTGTTGTTAACATTTTTGCCATTCCTCGTCCTATTTTAGGGTCATCAAATTCACTACTATTTTTTAAATCAAAAACATAAATAATTTTCCTTGGTCCATTGTAATGTGGCAAATTTAATTCTAGCACATCTTCTGTTGCTGATTCCGTTG
This sequence is a window from Elusimicrobiota bacterium. Protein-coding genes within it:
- a CDS encoding CsgG/HfaB family protein produces the protein MQKLVFFLLCIIVSLTGCVTVQTTTTESATEDVLELNLPHYNGPRKIIYVFDLKNSSEFDDPKIGRGMAKMLTTALVDSKRFKVVERSPEMIKSILEEQRFSQSAVVDEQTAARIGKLLGAQAVVVGEVSEFGIRKTGVYTGFTGSRNITTRIVIDAKMVSVETGEIISAATGIGTCTTSSSGTGAVLSFEYGTEGFDETSIGIATRKAIYQLVEKIAMEVERL